Proteins encoded by one window of Anopheles maculipalpis chromosome 2RL, idAnoMacuDA_375_x, whole genome shotgun sequence:
- the LOC126568203 gene encoding CCAAT/enhancer-binding protein translates to MESPQMYDTNQIQVRSDIKKLTMAANNNVNGTNGTANGASPTNNNSPTAINQNTLALKQQQQQQQHQQSQQQVQQVQQQVQQQVQQQTQQQQQVQLGQLPSNGASGLLSNGNLLSKQMLQQIQYSQSELDELTSQEISLDLQHLIDDQFRDPEALGIFTEMVTVGSTNGTMANPLVQTAAAKALQLQQARLSQHTNGGNSYQRSLAYMPQPVHTGAAYGSTSSDENSSVGSSADSANIKEEPVDPNEYRRQLLANGASGGAQFMGTINGYQGLPGSGGGTAGGGGATPNGVSGTLGSAGGTTPNYVTNGNGNSFSSLTPATVLHHQALPHLSGAAHLANLTKHSKMLPHVGRKTQQKIVDKGTDEYRRRRERNNIAVRKSREKAKVRSREVEEKVKTLLKEKDVLIRKIEEKNNEIALYKQLYMHLMNHSNPEINQICRSALNLSNMGDHM, encoded by the coding sequence ATGGAATCGCCTCAAATGTACGATACGAATCAAATCCAAGTGCGCAGTGATATCAAGAAGCTAACGATGGCCGCGAACAATAATGTGAACGGTACGAACGGCACGGCCAACGGGGCCTCGCCGACCAACAACAACTCTCCGACGGCGATTAATCAGAACACGCTGGCgctcaagcagcagcagcaacagcagcagcaccagcagtccCAGCAACAAGTGCAGCAGGTTCAGCAGCAGGTCCAGCAGCAAGTCCAGCAACAgacccaacagcagcaacaggtcCAACTTGGCCAGCTTCCAAGCAATGGGGCGTCGGGCTTGCTGTCCAACGGGAACCTGCTGTCGAAGCAGATGCTACAACAAATCCAGTACTCCCAGTCCGAGCTAGACGAGCTAACGTCACAGGAGATCTCGCTCGACCTGCAGCACCTAATTGACGACCAGTTCCGTGACCCGGAAGCGCTCGGTATCTTCACCGAGATGGTCACGGTCGGCAGCACGAACGGTACGATGGCAAATCCGTTGGTGCAGACGGCCGCCGCGAAGGCTCTCCAACTGCAACAGGCACGCCTCTCCCAGCACACGAACGGTGGCAACAGTTACCAGCGATCGTTGGCATACATGCCCCAACCCGTACATACCGGGGCAGCTTACGGAAGTACCTCCAGTGATGAGAACAGTTCCGTTGGATCCTCTGCCGACTCGGCCAACATTAAGGAGGAACCTGTCGATCCGAACGAATATCGCCGACAACTGCTCGCCAATGGAGCTTCCGGTGGTGCTCAGTTTATGGGCACCATTAACGGTTACCAGGGACTACCGGGGTCGGGCGGTGGCACAGCTGGCGGTGGAGGAGCGACACCAAACGGTGTGTCCGGTACGTTAGGTTCCGCCGGCGGTACAACACCAAACTACGTCACCAACGGTAACGGCAACAGCTTCTCCAGCCTAACACCAGCCACCGTCCTACATCACCAGGCCTTACCCCACCTATCCGGAGCAGCACACCTGGCGAACCTTACCAAACACAGCAAAATGCTACCACACGTTGGTCGCAAAACGCAGCAAAAAATCGTCGACAAGGGCACGGACGAGTATCGGAGGCGACGGGAACGCAACAACATTGCCGTTCGGAAGTCGCGCGAAAAGGCGAAGGTACGGTCGCGCGAGGTGGAGGAGAAGGTGAAAACCCTGCTGAAGGAGAAGGATGTGCTGATACGCAAGATCGAGGAGAAAAACAACGAGATTGCACTGTACAAGCAGCTGTACATGCACCTGATGAACCACAGCAATCCGGAGATCAATCAGATCTGTCGCAGTGCGCTTAACCTGTCCAACATGGGCGACCACATGTGA